A section of the Verrucomicrobiota bacterium genome encodes:
- a CDS encoding tetratricopeptide repeat protein: MIFASFDPGWLGGLMAIWMLGLLTYFYWNQFQSLPRWGDRIMPFRRWFWSGWFGASAFWVLMNTGWLPGISPLHGHAYMALHTANLPRGTFLNELAPSLSVMILLWSVFSFLWLAVMAGRAIENRRDWWDRLGMGGLVLVPVAGLLVYAWGFHGLPFALLVLTVPAVHLALAQLKHRIEAKPTYARAVARIKRGRYTEAESEIISQLEHCEDDVEGWFMLADMYANHFKELDEADRTVRELCNQPNITPARATLALHKLADWHLELGENPPRAKSALQEILVRFPGSHFARMARQRIDQLPRSADELREQRQPKALKLPSLAASPESVPTMALKMSRAEAGQRAKILVERLTHDPNLPAPREELAELLAGPLGQPQQALDQWQLLIDNVEAAAARKAEWLACIARTQLQTPTGEAGGKRTLARILTDFPGTPQAHAARRRLELLDQDSRADDPPSSPPPAPKLKVELPPGVTMGKS; this comes from the coding sequence ATGATATTCGCGAGTTTCGATCCAGGCTGGTTGGGCGGCCTCATGGCCATTTGGATGCTGGGGCTCCTGACCTATTTTTACTGGAACCAGTTTCAGTCGCTCCCTCGCTGGGGAGACCGAATCATGCCATTCCGGCGCTGGTTCTGGTCGGGATGGTTTGGCGCTTCGGCTTTCTGGGTCCTCATGAACACGGGCTGGCTTCCCGGCATCTCCCCTTTGCATGGCCATGCTTACATGGCCCTCCACACCGCCAACCTGCCTCGAGGGACCTTCTTGAACGAGCTCGCCCCGTCCCTCTCCGTCATGATCTTGTTGTGGAGTGTGTTCAGTTTCCTTTGGCTCGCGGTCATGGCCGGCCGCGCCATCGAAAACCGCCGCGATTGGTGGGATCGCCTCGGCATGGGGGGGCTGGTCCTGGTCCCCGTCGCCGGACTTCTTGTTTACGCCTGGGGATTCCATGGACTGCCCTTCGCTTTGCTCGTCCTGACGGTTCCCGCCGTTCATCTCGCGCTCGCTCAGCTCAAGCATCGGATCGAAGCCAAGCCCACTTACGCGCGCGCGGTCGCCCGCATCAAACGCGGCCGCTACACGGAGGCGGAGTCAGAGATTATCAGCCAGCTGGAGCACTGCGAAGACGATGTCGAAGGGTGGTTCATGCTCGCCGACATGTACGCGAATCACTTCAAAGAGCTCGACGAGGCCGACCGCACCGTGCGTGAGCTTTGCAACCAACCCAACATCACTCCGGCTCGCGCCACGCTGGCGCTGCACAAATTGGCCGACTGGCATCTGGAACTGGGGGAGAATCCGCCGAGGGCCAAATCTGCGCTCCAGGAAATACTCGTCCGATTCCCCGGATCGCATTTTGCGAGGATGGCCAGGCAGCGCATCGACCAACTGCCGCGCTCGGCCGACGAATTACGCGAGCAACGCCAGCCCAAAGCGCTGAAGCTGCCTTCCCTCGCAGCCTCTCCAGAAAGCGTTCCCACGATGGCGCTCAAAATGTCCAGGGCTGAAGCCGGGCAGCGAGCCAAGATTCTCGTGGAACGGCTCACCCACGATCCCAATCTTCCAGCGCCCCGCGAGGAGTTGGCAGAATTGCTGGCCGGCCCTCTCGGGCAGCCACAACAAGCGTTGGACCAATGGCAGCTCCTGATCGACAACGTCGAGGCGGCTGCAGCCCGCAAGGCCGAATGGCTCGCCTGTATCGCCCGCACCCAACTGCAAACTCCGACCGGCGAGGCGGGCGGGAAGCGGACTCTGGCGCGAATCCTCACGGATTTTCCCGGAACGCCCCAAGCGCATGCCGCCCGCCGACGATTGGAACTCCTCGATCAAGACTCGCGAGCCGACGACCCTCCCTCTTCCCCTCCACCCGCCCCAAAACTCAAAGTGGAACTGCCGCCCGGTGTCACCATGGGAAAATCCTAG